One Malus domestica chromosome 11, GDT2T_hap1 genomic region harbors:
- the LOC103447933 gene encoding putative F-box protein At5g52610: MESSTGPELPSQITCFEILPRLPSKSLMRFKCVCKSWSSITQNPSFVEAHHHFGRNKYAHLLLTTWDQATSQQHFFSSQIDQQGSLTPATHVLTLPTLRTNGCLYTAQSINGLVCLYLQVNPVQINQVSSVHNASISNQIGHGNPVHIFNPCTRESIALPNTSSASSTTYVTHNFGFVRGESIALPHTSSASSTTYVTHHFGFSPLTNKYKVLQVQKFVRAGSIHFMFNIFTLGINLWKRIEADLNNLPFDPHSCLFYEASVCVNGAIHWMNGSQNMIVGFDIEDEKFSRVIQLPKDYNLCRVYQFMVEVGGRLALGDRVQLMRQNIMRLWILNDYENQVWVKESFKFPIHWRELGYPLRFYTIHTGELLVQFPRLNTDQVDLACMRVHLYDMKSESFRSYEIVLPAEWTFRNNTRLKVLTSYEDSIVPLR; encoded by the coding sequence ATGGAATCATCAACTGGTCCAGAGCTCCCCAGCCAAATTACATGCTTCGAGATACTCCCAAGGCTACCGTCTAAGTCTTTGATGCGCTTCAAATGCGTATGCAAGTCTTGGTCCTCTATCACCCAAAACCCTTCCTTTGTTGAGGCCCATCACCACTTTGGACGCAACAAGTACGCACACCTCCTTCTCACCACTTGGGACCAAGCCACAAGCCAGCAACACTTCTTCTCCTCACAAATCGACCAACAAGGAAGTCTTACACCCGCCACACATGTTCTAACCCTTCCAACGCTGCGAACCAATGGATGTCTCTATACTGCACAAAGTATCAATGGCTTGGTATGTCTGTACCTTCAAGTAAACCCTGTTCAAATCAATCAAGTAAGCTCCGTTCACAATGCCTCAATTTCCAATCAAATTGGTCATGGAAACCCCGTTCACATATTTAACCCTTGCACACGAGAGTCTATTGCCCTTCCCAACACTTCATCCGCATCTAGCACAACCTACGTTACACATAATTTTGGGTTTGTAAGAGGAGAGTCTATTGCTCTTCCCCACACTTCATCCGCATCTAGCACAACCTATGTTACACATCATTTTGGGTTTAGTCCTCTTACAAACAAGTACAAGGTTCTCCAAGTGCAAAAGTTTGTCCGAGCTGGGAGTATACATTTTATGTTCAATATATTCACATTGGGGATAAATTTGTGGAAACGCATAGAGGCGGACCTTAATAATCTCCCTTTTGATCCTCATAGCTGCCTGTTTTATGAAGCAAGCGTGTGCGTCAATGGGGCCATACATTGGATGAATGGGTCACAAAATATGATTGTGGGTTTCGACATTGAAGATGAAAAATTTAGTAGAGTGATCCAACTTCCTAAAGATTATAATCTTTGTAGGGTTTATCAGTTTATGGTTGAAGTGGGTGGACGTTTGGCTCTAGGCGACAGGGTGCAGTTGATGAGGCAAAATATAATGAGGTTATGGATTTTGAACGACTATGAAAATCAAGTGTGGGTTAAGGAGTCTTTCAAATTTCCCATTCATTGGAGGGAGTTGGGATACCCTTTACGTTTCTATACCATTCACACTGGTGAGCTCCTCGTCCAATTTCCCAGATTAAATACGGACCAGGTCGACCTTGCGTGTATGAGGGTGCATCTGTACGACATGAAGAGTGAAAGTTTTAGGAGTTATGAGATTGTTTTGCCCGCAGAATGGACATTTCGGAACAATACTCGGTTGAAGGTACTTACTAGTTATGAGGATAGCATTGTTCCATTAAGATGA
- the LOC103447842 gene encoding ABC transporter A family member 2-like codes for MTLRSGFPLLHQQFKALFRKNLLLSWRNKRATFLQLFSSFFFIFLIFCIQKAIDARNASSTAFESVANPPALAAPPIPPCEDKYYIKTPCFDFVWSGSDSARIQRIVGAIRDNNPGRPIPSGKVKSFRTTAEVDAWLYGNPMHCPGALHFVERNATVISYGIQTNSTPVAKRGQYEDPTFKFQIPLQIAAEREIARSLIGDPNFSWFVAFKEFAHPAMELFSAFDTVGPTFFLATAMFGFVFQMTSLITEKELKLRQAMTMMGLYDSAYWFSWLTWEGIITLLSSLFIVLFGMMFQFDFFLNNSFLVLFLVFFLFQLNMLGFAFMLSAFISKSSSSTTVGFSIFIVGFMTQLVTAFGFPYSNSISKTYRIIWSFFPPNLLAKALQLLAGATSTPQDIGISWSRRTKCAPNDDECVITINDIYVWLVVTFFLWFVLAIYFDNIIPNISGVRKSVFYFLNPWYWFGKGGNKVKEGGICSCIGSVSSQEQLTADDEDVLEEENIVKQQTREGIVDPNVAVQIRGLVKTYPGTTKIGCCSCKRTSSYHALKGLWVNFSKDQLFCLLGPNGAGKTTAINCLTGITPVTGGDALIYGYSARSSVGMAKIRKMIGVCPQFDILWDALSGKEHLHLFASIKGLPPSSIKSVAKKSLAEVRLTESAKMRAGSYSGGMKRRLSFAIALIGDPKLVILDEPTTGMDPITRRHVWDIIEDAKKGRAIVLTTHSMEEADILSDRIGIMAKGRLRCIGTSIRLKSRFGTGFIANVSFTGSTNGQSSPNWDAVTTPHHEAVKQFFKDHLDVLPKEENKAFLTFVIPHDKEGLLKKFFAELQDRESEFGISDIQLGLTTLEEVFLNIARQAELETATAEGRLVPLNLTSGAYVEIPVGARFVGIPGTASAENPRGTMVEVYWEQDDSGALCISGYSAEAPIPPHVESMSSSAPTSRRSSRSRQVHGIVIHPDQISNTSPTVS; via the exons ATGACTTTGCGGAGCGGGTTTCCGCTGCTGCACCAGCAATTCAAGGCGCTGTTCAGGAAGAACCTCCTCCTCTCATGGCGGAACAAGAGGGCCACATTTCTCCAGctcttctcctccttcttcttcatcttcctcatctTCTGCATCCAGAAGGCGATCGACGCGCGCAACGCCTCCTCCACGGCGTTCGAGAGCGTCGCCAATCCTCCCGCCCTGGCCGCCCCGCCGATCCCGCCGTGCGAGGACAAATACTACATTAAGACGCCGTGCTTTGACTTCGTGTGGAGCGGAAGCGACAGCGCGAGAATTCAGAGAATCGTCGGCGCTATTAGGGATAATAATCCCGGTAGGCCAATTCCGTCGGGTAAG GTCAAATCGTTTAGGACAACAGCTGAAGTGGATGCATGGCTGTATGGTAATCCTATGCACTGCCCAGGAGCTTTGCATTTTGTGGAAAGAAACGCCACTGTTATCAGCTACGGCATACAGACTAATTCTACTCCTGTTGCAAAACGAGGGCAATATGAAGATCCcactttcaaatttcaaattccgCTCCAGATTGCTGCTGAGCGTGAAATTGCTCGTTCTCTGATTGGAG ATCCAAATTTTAGCTGGTTTGTTGCGTTCAAGGAATTTGCACACCCTGCAATGGAGCTTTTCTCTGCATTCGACACAGTAGGACCGACCTTTTTTCTTGCAACTGCCATGTTTGGATTTGTGTTTCAAATGACTTCTTTGATCACAGAGAAAGAACTAAAGCTTAGACAG GCAATGACAATGATGGGTCTCTATGATTCTGCATACTGGTTCTCATGGCTCACATGGGAGGGAATTATTACACTTCTTTCATCACTTTTCATCGTTCTCTTTGGAATGATGTTTCAGTTTGATTTTTTCCTTAACAACAGTTTTCTGGTCTTGTTCcttgtcttctttcttttccaactcaATATG CTTGGTTTCGCCTTTATGTTGTCAGCCTTCATAAgcaaatcatcatcatcaacaacTGTGGGGTTCTCTATATTTATTGTTGGTTTTATGACCCAG CTTGTTACAGCGTTCGGATTTCCGTATTCTAATAGTATCTCCAAGACCTACCGAATCATCTGGTCATTTTTTCCACCTAATCTCCTTGCCAAAGCTCTACAGTTACTAGCTGGTGCAACATCCACTCCTCAAGATATTGGGATTAGCTGGAGTAGAAGAACAAAGTGTGCACCAAATGATGATGAATGTGTTATAACAATT AATGACATATACGTATGGCTGGTGGTCACGTTCTTCCTCTGGTTTGTACTGGCTATCTACTTCGATAATATCATCCCCAACATATCTGGTGTGAGAAAATCGgtgttttactttttaaatCCTTGGTACTGGTTTGGGAAAGGTGGAAACAAAGTGAAAG AGGGCGGCATTTGCAGTTGCATAGGTTCAGTTTCATCACAGGAGCAACTTACTGCAGATGATGAAGATGTCCTTGAAGAGGAGAACATTGTAAAACAGCAAACTAGGGAGGGCATAGTAGATCCAAACGTTGCTGTTCAGATACGTGGCCTTGTCAAGACATATCCAGGAACCACCAAAATTGGTTGTTGTAGTTGCAAGAGGACTTCATCTTACCATGCCCTCAAG GGTTTATGGGTGAACTTTTCCAAGGATCAGTTATTTTGTTTACTTGGACCAAATGGAGCTGGAAAAACCACGGCAATTAATTGTCTAACTGGAATCACACCAGTGACAGGCGGAGATG CATTGATTTATGGATATTCTGCTCGAAGCTCGGTCGGCATggcaaaaattagaaaaatgataGGAGTTTGTCCGCAG TTTGATATTCTATGGGATGCATTATCTGGCAAAGAGCACCTCCACCTGTTTGCTAGTATCAAGGGCTTACCCCCGTCTTCAATCAAATCG GTTGCTAAGAAGTCATTGGCAGAGGTGAGGCTCACTGAGTCAGCCAAAATGAGAGCTGGGAGTTACAGTGGAGGAATGAAACGTCGCCTGAGCTTTGCGATAGCCCTCATTGGTGATCCGAAGTTAGTCATTTTAGATGAACCG ACAACTGGTATGGATCCCATAACAAGAAGGCATGTGTGGGACATCATAGAGGATGCAAAAAAAGGGCGTGCAATTGTCCTTACCACTCACTCGATGGAAGAAGCTGACATTTTAAGTGATCGTATAGGAATAATGGCAAAGGGTAGGCTCCGTTGCATTGGAACTTCAATCAGGCTTAAGTCTCGGTTTGGGACTGGTTTTATTGCTAATGTGAGCTTCACTGGAAGCACCAATGGACAAAGTTCTCCAAACTGGGATGCAGTTACTACACCTCACCATGAGGCTGTGAAGCAGTTCTTTAAAGAT CATTTGGATGTTTTACCGAAAGAAGAGAACAAGGCCTTTCTGACTTTTGTTATTCCTCACGACAAAGAGGGGCTTTTGAAG AAGTTTTTTGCGGAGCTACAAGACAGAGAAAGTGAATTCGGTATATCAGACATCCAGCTTGGTCTTACAACTCTCGAAGAAGTTTTCTTGAATATTGCGAGGCAGGCAGAGCTAGAAACTGCCACAGCTGAGGGGAGGTTGGTCCCTCTCAATTTAACATCCGGAGCCTATGTTGAG ATACCTGTAGGAGCTAGGTTTGTGGGGATTCCAGGGACAGCTTCTGCAGAAAATCCGAGAGGGACTATGGTAGAAGTTTACTGGGAGCAAGATGATTCCGGTGCCCTCTGCATATCTGGCTACTCAGCCGAAGCTCCAATACCACCTCATGTTGAATCAATGTCTTCCTCGGCTCCAACTTCACGCAGAAGCAGCCGGTCACGACAAGTTCATGGAATTGTGATTCACCCGGACCAAATCAGTAATACTAGTCCTACTGTTAGTTAA